The region atattcaaatgCATAGAAAAACTTAGAAGAAATTGTTTCAACAGTATTGACGGTATCAAAAAACCCTCCTGTGGCTATATCCAAAcaccccggtatacggtataccgcccaagcctcacagacacacagaccacacacacaactTACTCACCGCACCACCCACAATCCCTCTGTCACTCACCCTTGGACGTGGCAGTCATCCCGTCTGACTTGATGAAGTCTATACTGCCATAGGCTCCGTTGTCCTCCGCTACTGGCACAGTCAGGTTACTGGCTTGGGGGGCGTTGGGGGTCGCCCCGGTACCATGCCCGGTGCCTCCCTGCTGCTGCTGGGGTACGGGTAGAGGGTTAGAGTCCCGGTCCTCTCTCAGCTCCAGGGCGATGTAGTTGAGTCCGTTCTGATACCCCACAGACATGTTCCTGCACATCCGACCCCCAGGAGGACACACAGATGAGGCTGAGGCCATGCCCAGATCAGAAGGCCCTGGACGGGCAGGGAGAACGGCCGAGTCCCCCCCTACCCCctcaacacacatccacacactgtCAAAGGAGCCAGAGCCGGTCCACTTGGAGCTCTCGGCCAGATGAGCTACGTTGAGGGCTGAGCCCGAGGAGGGGTTGGCTGAGCCCAAGGAGGGGTTGGCTGAGCCCAAGGAGGGGTTGGCTGAGCCCAAGGAGGGGTTGGGGTTGGAGCTTGGGGCTCCGCCTCCTCCGGAGGTGGAGGATGAGGAAAACGTTTCGGAGCTGTGTCGGCGTCGCCCCTGGGGGTCCGCGCGTACCACCTTGATGGGCTCAGGCTGGGggctggaggagggaggggaggcagaGGTTAAGGTGGGGGGGTAGCAGCTCTCCATCAAACACAGGTGCTGCAGCATGGCCGTGGGACTACTCCGTAACCCCCGCGACTCCTCACCCCTGCTGAGGTTAAAGGTCATATCTGTGTAGTCATCTGTCCCCGTCCTCCATCGAGCTCCAGAAGAATCAGGGGCCCCACTCACGGAGGCCCCAGCGGCAAGAGGTCGGATGTAGCTGGGTGGGTTCCAGGGAGCCACCAGTGAGGGTCTGGGAGACTTGTTCTTAGCCAGGCGTCCTCCATcatcacccccaccccccacctctacACTCATATAGTCCTGGTTCTGAGGATGGGGAGGGGAGCGGCGCTGTTCAGCAGAGCCCACCGAGGGTGAGCCATCCTGGGCAGAAAGGGGGCAGGACGTTGGGGGTCCGTAGCGGCCCCCAAACTCGATGTTGATGTACTCTCCAGGGCTGGAGAGTACCTCGACGGCGTCCGGCTCGCTGACCCTCAGTGACCCGTGGAAGCTGCGGCGCCCTAGGGGGAGGCGGTTGGGCCGGACCGGGATCGTCCGACGGTCACCGTTAGCCGCTTGGTGGTGCACCCCGTAGGGAGGGGGCGGGTAGGCGTGAGGGAGGATGTGAGGGGTGTCTGACCCCCCACTACCAACACCCCTCGTCGTCACGCCCCTCTCGGCGACGTTGCCGGTAGCAACCTGGGAGTAGACTGGTTTCGCCGGGGAGCTCATGGGTACATAGTCATCATgcgctctctgttccctctctctctgttccctctctctctgttccctctctctctgttccctctctctctgttccctctctctctgttccctctctctctgttccctctctctctgttccctctctctctgttccctctctctcgcagCGGGGGCCTTGTAGGAGCGAGGCAGGGAGAAGTAGGGGCTGTAGCTGTATGATTTGGGGTCTCTCCCTTCAGGGTTGCTCAGTGCGTAGTATCCCCCCTCGTTGCAGAACTTCCGTCCCCCTGCCGCGTCCCCTCCAACTCCTCCACTACTGCTGTACGACATGTCCATGTACTCTCCATTCTCGGGCCGCTCCACTATACTACCAGAACTACTGACACTACCTCCACCCAGACCcatgttactgctactgctgtggGGGCTGGGGGAGGCCTGGACTGGGGAAGAGGAGCTCCGCCCCCCTGGTAGCATCATCATGTAGCCACGGTGGTCTGTGGGCTGTTGGACTGAGCGGGGGGCCTGGGGAGAGTGGGAGGGCTGGGGCTGGTGGTGGTGAAGAGAGGGGGAGCTGGGTTGCATAGGCATGTAGTCCGGTGCGTCACAGGGTGAGGCTGCCACCCCACACAACATGGGCATGTAGCCGCTGTCCTCCTTGGCTGAAAGAGGGGGTCGGCCCTGGCTGTGCTCGGAGCAGGAGCTGTAGTCAGAGCGgagggaagaagaagaggaggaaggctGGGTGATGCTGTCGGTGCGGACGAGAGACAGGGCCTCTCCCACGGACACCGACTCGTCCAGCGAGAAGGTGGTCTGGGTCATCTTCTGGTACACCGTCACGCCACTGCTGCCGCCGGCAACAACCCCCTGACCCCCGGGCCGCGTGAACGAGTGGGCCCGTCTCCTCAGGGACCTGTCGTCATCCGTCGACGTGCTCTCGTCCCGGTTGGGGGTCTCCGCGCTGCCAGAACTACTCCCTCCACCGCTGGCGGCTCCGAACACCTCGCGGTGCCAGCCCATGGCCATGTAGTCGCTCATGCAGTTCTCCTCTCTGATTGGTGGGGTGTTGCCAAGAGAATCAGGAGTGTTGCTCCGGACCCTGAAGTAGCGGAAGTCCCCAGGGCTGGAGCCGTACTCGTCTGAGGAGTTGAAGCCTCCGTCGGAGGGGGAACCGCAGATGGATGCTGAGGAGGGCCGGGTCAGGGTATCGGAGACCGAGCCGTGCCCGCTGCTGCTGGACACGCTGACgggggaggtggtggagggaaAGTGGGAGACGGGGAGCGAGGCGGAGCGAGCGTGGTAGGTGGACCCTGGTATCGCCCTGGCGTAGCGCCCTACAACCCCGGTGCTCCCGGTATTCCCTGCCCCTACCCCGCCCTCCTGGCGCCCCAGGTGTATCCGGGCAGTGTTCAGGTGGATCAGGCTGCCGGTAACGGATCGGAATGGCCGGTTCATAGTCCCCTCACCCTCGCTCGATGTTCGGAAGCGATAGCCGCTGGCGCCAGAGCTCTTACTCGATGGCGGCGTCCCAACCACCGACTCGGTCCTGGAGCGGCGCTGGAGACCTGTCTGGCTTGGAGGCAGGTTACCTAGGTGACGGCGGGTGGTGATAAAAGCGATGGGGTTGGAGCCAGAGGATTGGCTCTTGCTCCTGGGGCGGATCTCTGCGAAGGCCTTCAGAGCCTTCATGGTCTCCAGGATGGTCTCGTGCATGTTCTGGGCCACTACAGAGTCATCTACCTGCATCCATATCTCCCCAGGGCCTATAGAAGACGACCGACCCACCTCCATGAAGAAGAAGCTTTCTGAGTGTCCACAGCGTCTGATGTTCATCAACTGAAGGTTGACACACGGTGTCTCAGAGTTTAGTTTGACCAGGTGGATAGTTTTAGTAGAGAGGCATAAACGATACACACCTGTGAGGTTCTTGGTCTGACCCAGCCCTTTGGGTTTCACGTTCACCTGCCACACCTCTTTGAAAACCGTACCTGGTGTGACTGTACCATAACCATCATCCAACTCGTCCGAGTCTAGATGCCCCCTTTTCCCCTCACTCATCAGTTCACTCAGGGCTACGTACCAATCATCTTGTTCCTGCtcgttttcagctacaatagcAAAGTATTCATCCTTAGTGTAGAGGGCTATGAGGTGTTTGTTTTTGGAATCTGCTCTTTTATTGACAGTGAagcactgatacagatagatcaCCCTTTTCGGGGGAGAAGCGGCGACCGTACCGTTTGCAGCTGCCGCAGCAGCAGACCGCAGGCTATTACGGAATTTTTTCTCGCTGTCATAGTACTCCAACCGACTGAGGCCTAGGTGGCTGGCCGCCCTCAGCACGAAAAACCTCTTGTGGCCGTGTTTCTGTTTCCGCAGATAGCCACACTTCTGAATGTCGTCCACTACACCTTCTGAGGTAGCCACGCTAACATTAGCATTCGCGGCTAGTTGTATCGCGGCTGACGCCGCGTTTACCGACGCAGCGAGTGCGTGGTGGCTAGCAGCGGGGTCCTGCTGTACCAGGTTCAAAGACGATGACGAGGCTTTCCTTACCGGGGACTCCGTGATGTTTTCAACAGAGAGATGATGCTCCGTCGCCGCCTGGTAGTGGTGCGACAGCGGGTGTTGTTGTTCTTTGGGCAGCGAGGTCTGGGGGTAGTGATGGTGGCTGGAGGGCGGCAAGTGCTGATGGAAACGAGCTCCGCTGGCCCCGACGCCACCGATATTCAATAACGGGGAAGGGGGTTCCCCGACCGAGGTGTCTCCATCATTGGTTGCCGCTGGTTTCGTCCCGATGCCCCTCTGTTGCGTCTCCACTAACAACATAGCAGCTTTGCTTTCTTGGTAATTCGTGAAATTTGCCATTTAGAGAGCACAACCAAAGGTCACTTTACCTAAACCGTGCTGTGGACCTAGACCCCATTCTTGTTTTGGAGACGGGCTCCGACTGGCGCTGCTGTGTTGTGCTGTGGCTACACAGCACGATGGTTGGCTACAATACAAGCGTAAATGTATGTTGGTTCTGTTTGAAAACGGCCGGTCCAGGCCTCTTTGTCACAAAACAGGTATCCAATGTACGCTTTTAGGAAAAGAAGCCCATCGTGTGAAACATTTCCACGTTCAACCCCGTTTCTATAATCGTTAGCTCCCAAGCTAGCAATCAgtccccttctccctctgtaCACAACTCTACCGAGCGGAGCACAAACAACACGTGACTTGCGCGTACCCATAAGCAGGAGGAACAATGAGCGAGTCGGGGCTTCTCATTGGACGTTCAGCGAGATTGACAGGAACTGACAGGTAAAAGAGCCAATAATTGAGGGTGATTCGTGTTTTACGTCAATACGGTCGACTAATGATATCGCACGGAGTTTCATTGAGGTAAAAAGAGGAGGGTACGTTTTTGTGATGATCGACATATGACTGGCCAATGATCATCGGTAGAGTGATAGGCGTTCGTTGATGCTACCACTCTCATTGGACAATATGGTTAATTGACGCCGAGGTTATCTAATCACAGTGTGACCACATggaccaatggctgtgctgttttAGTTTGCAAGTTTCATATTGCAAGTTTCTCCTCTGCTACTTACTTGTAGGCATTGAAGGCCAAATATGCCCTAAAACATTTCCTTATCTCCTACCCCTTTGGTATACTTTGCAGATCCCAAAGAactggataggtgtaagcaacaTGGCAGTGACTACCCTAAATCCATTGGAATGCTATGAATACCACCTATCTGTATTTCAGGGCCAATATTCGTAATGCGCCTAAGAgttagttaacctttatttaactaggcaagtcagataagaacaaattcttatttacattgacggccgtTGGCcatcttattcatccctttacgtttgtgtgtataaggtattcgttgtgaatttgttagattacttgttagatattactgcactgtcggaactagaagcacaagcatttcgctacactcgcattaacatctgttaaccatgtgtatgtgaccaatacaatttgatttgatttgatttgaaaaggcaaaaggcctcctgctggaACGAGGctgggagtaaaacatttaaataaataaaataaaaatataggacaaaacacacattacgACGAGTAAAGGTGCTGATCTAGGAACAGGCCATCCATCTCCATAATCATATTAAAAAAGATCAGCTCTCctgctctgagacgctttatgcgCGACCCCTGGGTCACAGTGGGTGTTTTGAAATCTAttcatattgttttgtttttctgcaTTCCTTTTATGATTCATTATTTGCTTGCTGTAGTGGTGTGACTCCTCATGACTCAGCAATCTTGGCTAGGTATTTATTCAGGCGCTTAAGAAATAATTTACCTGTGCCCTGTCTGGTCAAGCCcctgagagacagggatgggTGTAACGCATCATAATAAGTTATTAATTCTATCCAAACACCTCACTTGTTAAAGAGGCAATCAGCagttaaaacaataacaaagtttACTCCCCAACACTGTTTCCTTACAAAGCAAGGAGATTGGGCTGGAGAaaagtaaccactctcaaattcaaagacagggctatggatgcaaggactgaccatccatgatatgaaaattatagttttaatcaTGTTTTTAGGCTATACTGATTGGCCCTTTAAGTAAATACACAACAGTAGTGTCTTCGGTCATAATGTGAATAGGGGCTCCATTCAATCAGATCTGCTTTGACGGTGTCTGAGGTACAACTGGCTTTCTGCATTATCAactaaagcggacattgccattggctgcacagagTCACATTGAcataaatcccatgcagccttatTTACAAATTCTAACACtgtaatgtgagatgtaatctacacctccattaggaacactggaatttgagatgtaatctacacctccattaagaACACTGGAATGTaaaatgtaatctacacctccattaagaACACTGGAATGTaaaatgtaatctacacctccgttAAGAACACTGGAATGTaaaatgtaatctacacctccgttAAGAACACtgtaatgtgagatgtaatctacacctccattaggatgatagaaaaCCTCATTATTTCGTTGAATGATTTTTTAATTTTAGCGTAATTGTTTCTATATAGTCCACACAAGGATTCCCTAACTGGCAGCCTGTGGACCGAATTTGGCCCACAGGTGtttttatttggcccccaagttttttttgcaaaaaaaaacaaatatttgtattttttattgttggacataaaacacTAGCATATCATCTCCaattgattttaatttaagaaatctgttcccaagtatttccCTGCATAATAGAAAGACACCTGATCATTTAacataagcaaggtttgaaatgattatgttttagtaaaacaatatatctgtttgggcttcttgcagtcaatttgaagtctacaaattatttgtaattatgttccagcacgtcactgaatctagttgatgatccctggcctacactttctccttctgaacttctaacgcgaGTGGGGTCGggtgtggctttgtgacaatgatCGCAAGAGCAACTGCTCAGCGAGTTGATTTGACGGCTCCAATGCAGTTCCACTCCCTCTGACACCACCAAAACATCTGCTATCTTTGGTTAACAGTTA is a window of Salmo salar chromosome ssa18, Ssal_v3.1, whole genome shotgun sequence DNA encoding:
- the LOC123728760 gene encoding insulin receptor substrate 2-B; the protein is MANFTNYQESKAAMLLVETQQRGIGTKPAATNDGDTSVGEPPSPLLNIGGVGASGARFHQHLPPSSHHHYPQTSLPKEQQHPLSHHYQAATEHHLSVENITESPVRKASSSSLNLVQQDPAASHHALAASVNAASAAIQLAANANVSVATSEGVVDDIQKCGYLRKQKHGHKRFFVLRAASHLGLSRLEYYDSEKKFRNSLRSAAAAAANGTVAASPPKRVIYLYQCFTVNKRADSKNKHLIALYTKDEYFAIVAENEQEQDDWYVALSELMSEGKRGHLDSDELDDGYGTVTPGTVFKEVWQVNVKPKGLGQTKNLTGVYRLCLSTKTIHLVKLNSETPCVNLQLMNIRRCGHSESFFFMEVGRSSSIGPGEIWMQVDDSVVAQNMHETILETMKALKAFAEIRPRSKSQSSGSNPIAFITTRRHLGNLPPSQTGLQRRSRTESVVGTPPSSKSSGASGYRFRTSSEGEGTMNRPFRSVTGSLIHLNTARIHLGRQEGGVGAGNTGSTGVVGRYARAIPGSTYHARSASLPVSHFPSTTSPVSVSSSSGHGSVSDTLTRPSSASICGSPSDGGFNSSDEYGSSPGDFRYFRVRSNTPDSLGNTPPIREENCMSDYMAMGWHREVFGAASGGGSSSGSAETPNRDESTSTDDDRSLRRRAHSFTRPGGQGVVAGGSSGVTVYQKMTQTTFSLDESVSVGEALSLVRTDSITQPSSSSSSLRSDYSSCSEHSQGRPPLSAKEDSGYMPMLCGVAASPCDAPDYMPMQPSSPSLHHHQPQPSHSPQAPRSVQQPTDHRGYMMMLPGGRSSSSPVQASPSPHSSSSNMGLGGGSVSSSGSIVERPENGEYMDMSYSSSGGVGGDAAGGRKFCNEGGYYALSNPEGRDPKSYSYSPYFSLPRSYKAPAAREREQREREQREREQREREQREREQREREQREREQREREQREREQRAHDDYVPMSSPAKPVYSQVATGNVAERGVTTRGVGSGGSDTPHILPHAYPPPPYGVHHQAANGDRRTIPVRPNRLPLGRRSFHGSLRVSEPDAVEVLSSPGEYINIEFGGRYGPPTSCPLSAQDGSPSVGSAEQRRSPPHPQNQDYMSVEVGGGGDDGGRLAKNKSPRPSLVAPWNPPSYIRPLAAGASVSGAPDSSGARWRTGTDDYTDMTFNLSRGEESRGLRSSPTAMLQHLCLMESCYPPTLTSASPPSSSPQPEPIKVVRADPQGRRRHSSETFSSSSTSGGGGAPSSNPNPSLGSANPSLGSANPSLGSANPSSGSALNVAHLAESSKWTGSGSFDSVWMCVEGVGGDSAVLPARPGPSDLGMASASSVCPPGGRMCRNMSVGYQNGLNYIALELREDRDSNPLPVPQQQQGGTGHGTGATPNAPQASNLTVPVAEDNGAYGSIDFIKSDGMTATSKD